In Beijerinckia indica subsp. indica ATCC 9039, the genomic window ATGAACAAACACGGAAAAGCCTGTCCGTCAAGGAAGCGATCAAGAACCTGGAAAGTGAGCAATCCTAAAGCTTCTATTCTTTACGGAGAATGGTGACGATATCGTCGTCTTATAGGCTCTCCGCTCACCTTCTTTCGGGTCGTTTTTATCAAACGACGCTTCTCGCGCTGGGAGACAATCCGGCGATACGCATGGCCAGAGCGATTTCATCGAGAACGGCGGGATCGTCGATGGTCGCGGGAATCGCAATCTCCTGACCTTCGGCAATGGCGCGCAATGATCTCCGCAAAATCTTGCCTGAGCGGGTTTTTGGCAAACCGGCAACGACTAGTACATGTTTGAAACTCGCCACGGCGCCGATCCGGTTGCGTACGAGTTCGATGATTTCTCCTTCAATGAGTGTGCAATCGTCAGTGTAATTGGCTTTGAGTACGATGAGACCGACGGGAATTTGGCCTCGCAACTCATCGGCGACACCGATGACCGCACATTCAGCGACGGCCGGATGTTCAGCCACGACTTCTTCCATGGCTCCGGTGGAGAGGCGGTGTGCTGCGACATTGATGACGTCATCTGTCCGTGCCATCACGTAAATATAGCCGTCTTCATCAATGAATCCGGCATCTCCGGTCTGATAATAGCCGGGAAAATCCACCATATAGGATTCAACGAACCGTTGATCCGCGTTCCATAAGGTTGTCAGGGAGCCGGGCGGTAGTGGAAGTTTGATCACGAGATTGCCGATCGTGCCGGGCGGTACCGGGTTTTGGTCGAAATCCAGAACGTCGATCTGCCAACCGGGCACTGCGCGACCGACAGAGCCTGGCTTCACGGGCATCTGGCTTATGCCAAGGCAATTGGCGGCAATCGGCCAGCCTGTCTCGGTCTGCCACCAATGATCGATCACTGGCACATTCAACTGGGCTTGCGCCCAGGCGAGTGTCGAAGGATCGCAACGCTCACCAGCCAGGAATAATGTTCGGAAATCACCCAGTGGCGCCTCCTTGAGAAAGGTCGCATCCGGATCTTGCTGGCGGATCGCGCGGAAAGTGGTTGGCGCCGTAAACAAAACGTTCACTGCATGTTGTCGGATAACCCGCCAAAATGCTCCGGCATTCGGTGTGCCGACCGGCTTGCCCTCGTAGAGTAGGGTGGTGCAGCCTTGCAAGAGTGGCCCATAGACCGTGTAGGAATGACCCACCGCCCAGCCGATATCGGAGGCGGCCCAAAAGACCTCGCCAGGCGCGATCGCGTAAATATTCGACATGCTCCAGTGCAGGGCGACGGCATAACCGCCATGATCGCGCACAACGCCCTTCGGCGCGCCGGTGGTTCCCGAACTGTAGAGAATATACAGGGGGTCGGTTGCAAGCGTTGACGCGCAAGGAACGGCTATGCTTTTCGCAAGCACATCGTGCCAATCGACATCACGGTGGGGTGTGAGAGGGGCCGCCAGCATCGGACGCTGAAGGATGATACAATGTGTGGGCGGCGCGGAGGAGATTTCGATCGCCGCGTCAAGCAGGGTCTTGTAGGGTATCAACTTGCTACCATCGATGCCGCATGAGGCGGAAACGATCACTTTGGGTTTGGCGTCATCGATGCGTTTGGCGAGTTCATTGGCCGCGAAACCGCCAAATACAACCGAATGAACCGCGCCAATCCTCGCACAGGCAAGCATAGTGATGACGGCTTCTGGCACCATGGGCATATAGATGACCACACGATCACCATGGGCCACGCCCAAATGCGCCAGAGCGCCAGCAAAATGGGCCACGGCTTCGGTCAGCTCGGCATAGGTAAAATTGCGGACCGTGCCGGTGACGGGACTGTCATGGATCAGGGCGGTGCGATCGCCATGCCCCGCAGCGACATGCCGATCGAGCGCGTTGTAACAAATATTCAGCTGTCCCCCTGGAAACCAACGGTAAAATGGCGGATTGCGGCTATCGAGTGCGCGGTCATAGGGTTTTTGCCATTCGAGCGCGGCCGCCGCGGCGCTCCAAAATCCCTCTGGATCATCGAGGGAGGCACGATAGATCATATTGATGGGATTGTTATCCAGATCATTCGCATTCATGATAAGCTCCCCCCGGTCGGCTTTCATGCCATTTTATTTCTGGTTTGTTTGTGCTTGCGGCCACTGCCGACGGCCATAATAGATGAGCGTCGGGTGGCTCTTGAATGGCGCTTCCTTGAGACAGTCGAAAATTGAGAGAACCAAAGATCGGTGTTTGCGACCTTGGGTATTAATTATTCTGGTGGTCTTATTTATTCTGGAAAGCCGGAGGCCGCTTTTCGAGGAATGCAGCCATACCTTCCTTCTGGTCCTGCGTCGCAAAGCTCGCATGGAACAGGCGGCGTTCGGCCTTCAACCCTTCGGAAAGAGTCGTTTCGAGCGCGGAATCAACGGCTTCTCGCGCCAACATGGCGATGGGTGCGGAAAGACTCGCGATTTTTTCGGCGAGTTTCAGCGCCTCGGGGACGAGGTCTGCCAGCGGCACGATACGGCTGACCATGCCCGCCCGTTCCGCTTCTTCCGCATTGATCTGGCGGCCGGTTAAAATCAAATCCATCGCTTTGTATTTGCCAATGGCCCGGGTCAGACGTTGGGAGCCGCCCCAACCTGGAATTGTCCCAATGGTAATTTCCGGTTGACCAAATTTGGCATTATCGGCGGCCAGAATGATATCGCACATGAGGGCGATCTCGCAGCCGCCCCCCAAAGCGTAACCCGCGACCGCGGCAATGGCTGGCTTACGGAAATTGGCGAGGCGCTGCCAGCGCGGACCACCGATATCGGCGGCGAAGACATCGGTAAAGAGGCTGTTGGCCATCTCCGTGATATCGGCGCCCGCGGCAAAGGCTTTCTCGTTGCCAGTCACGACGATGACACTCAGGCTATCGTCGGCTTCGATCAATGCAAGCGCCGTTTCCAGTTCGGCGATCAAGGCAGTACACAGGGCGTTCAGCACCTTTGGCCGGTTGAAAGTGATGAGGGCGATAGCACCCTGACGCTCGGCGATGATATGGTTAAAGTCTTGTATGCGGTCCATGAGCATGTTTT contains:
- a CDS encoding enoyl-CoA hydratase-related protein yields the protein MDRIQDFNHIIAERQGAIALITFNRPKVLNALCTALIAELETALALIEADDSLSVIVVTGNEKAFAAGADITEMANSLFTDVFAADIGGPRWQRLANFRKPAIAAVAGYALGGGCEIALMCDIILAADNAKFGQPEITIGTIPGWGGSQRLTRAIGKYKAMDLILTGRQINAEEAERAGMVSRIVPLADLVPEALKLAEKIASLSAPIAMLAREAVDSALETTLSEGLKAERRLFHASFATQDQKEGMAAFLEKRPPAFQNK
- a CDS encoding propionyl-CoA synthetase, with amino-acid sequence MNANDLDNNPINMIYRASLDDPEGFWSAAAAALEWQKPYDRALDSRNPPFYRWFPGGQLNICYNALDRHVAAGHGDRTALIHDSPVTGTVRNFTYAELTEAVAHFAGALAHLGVAHGDRVVIYMPMVPEAVITMLACARIGAVHSVVFGGFAANELAKRIDDAKPKVIVSASCGIDGSKLIPYKTLLDAAIEISSAPPTHCIILQRPMLAAPLTPHRDVDWHDVLAKSIAVPCASTLATDPLYILYSSGTTGAPKGVVRDHGGYAVALHWSMSNIYAIAPGEVFWAASDIGWAVGHSYTVYGPLLQGCTTLLYEGKPVGTPNAGAFWRVIRQHAVNVLFTAPTTFRAIRQQDPDATFLKEAPLGDFRTLFLAGERCDPSTLAWAQAQLNVPVIDHWWQTETGWPIAANCLGISQMPVKPGSVGRAVPGWQIDVLDFDQNPVPPGTIGNLVIKLPLPPGSLTTLWNADQRFVESYMVDFPGYYQTGDAGFIDEDGYIYVMARTDDVINVAAHRLSTGAMEEVVAEHPAVAECAVIGVADELRGQIPVGLIVLKANYTDDCTLIEGEIIELVRNRIGAVASFKHVLVVAGLPKTRSGKILRRSLRAIAEGQEIAIPATIDDPAVLDEIALAMRIAGLSPSARSVV